The Methanocella arvoryzae MRE50 DNA window CTCATCCTCTGAGGCGCCGTAATTCTTACCTCTCAGGATCGACTTGATATTCCAGACATCCCACTTCATGAGATAGGCACCCAGGAGAATCTTCATTTCGCCCTGACAGAAGTCGAGGACTTCGTTCATCTCCCTTGCCATGTTGAGGTTCAGCGCGTACTCCAGCAGATCGATGCCGGAGTATTTGTTTGCCAGCTCGTCGATCTCCTTTTTGTACCTGCTCTCCTCGATGAACCTGCTTATTTCAGGTAGATCCATCTGCAAGAGCTTGAGGTAGGTCTCCTTCGGGTACAGGAACGATTTCCTCGTCTTGACCCTTGCGCTTGCATATGCGTAGTTGCCCATTGCACGTCGCCCTATCATGGATTTCACCTGCTGCCAAACAATATGTCAGAAACGGGCTTCATCGAGGACGTCCAGACATCCTCCAGGATAGAGTCAAAGGTATAGTCGAGGTTGACGCTGCCGTCAACGCTGGTGACCACGATTCCGCCGATGCACTTGACGTTGCCGCCGTACTCGTACCCGGAGTCCTTGACCAGGTCCGCGTCAGCTGCGTTCGTAAAGATCTTGCCCTGCGGAATGTCTTTCTTCGCCAGCTTGACCAGCTTCTGGAGCAGGTCGGCCTTCTTCTCACGGGGAAGGGTTGAGAGCTGCCTGACAAACGCTTCGTGCGTTTCGGCAAGCACATCCTTCTCGGAGTTAAGCTTGGCCTTCTTCACGTCAAGCTTGGCGCTGGAAAGTTCCCTCTGCCTCATCTTGGATATGGCCTGTTCTGCCCTGGCGTTCTCGGCTGCGATAATCTGCTTAGCCTCCGCCTCTGCCGACTTCTTGATCTCGGCAGCTTCGGCAGCGGCTTTCGCGGTGATATCCCTGCTGTCCGCCTCAGCCTTATCCATGATGTCCTTTACAACTTTGTCCAGTCCCATTGTCGGTTCACCTTAACAAAGTGTATTTACATGAACATCAGCAGGATGGCAAAGACCAGACCGAAGATGACGATGGTTTCCGGCAGTGCGATGAAGAAGACACCCATACCGAGGAACGAGCGGTCCTCAGCGACAGCGCCTACTACACCAGCACCAATGGGACCCTGGGACATACCAGTGCCGATACCAGCTAATCCGACTGCTAATCCTACGCCAATTGCAACTAATCCATCAACCATGTTTTAGTCCTCCGTGTATATTCTGTTGTATCCAAATGGATTGTAAATTCTGCCCCCGCTCTTGTAGAATTTTTGGAAAAACTCTACGAAGTGCAACCTGAGAGACTGGATGAAGGGGGCGTACATAGCCAGTACCAGGTTTACGAGGTGTCCCACAAGGAACACGATAATTGCTCCAATCATTCCTATTGCGCCTGCATCCGCCAGCATCATGCTGATGGTGTTGATCGCGAACGCGATACCGACAGAGGACAGGCCTACTGCCAGTAGACGAGTGTAGGAGAGTACGTTGCTTAATAGAGAGGTTATCTCTATGAGACCCATCGGGCCTTCGCCCATCAGGACCATGATAATGCCCAGCAGGAACAGGACCGCTCCGATTAAGAACAGCGGGTCGAACGGTGTGAACGTGCCCAGCGTCTGCGTCAGCGCCAGCGGGAACACATACCATACGATCGAGACGCCGCCCATCAGCACGCAAGCCCAGCTTACCTTGTGGAGAATAGCGGTCTTGAGGCCGTGCTGCCTGAGCTCGTTCCAGAAGCCGAGGGCATAGCCCAGCATAATCTGAGCGACACCGATGATGCAAGTAAACACCAGCAGGTCCTTAATGCCGAACACATATACGCCGTCATGTGGTCCGCCTGCCTGCATCCTTTCTAAGGGCAGCGAGAACGGGCCGATGGGGCCGATGGTGATCGAGTGGGGGTACAGGCTCGAGAGCGAGACCAGCCCGAGTATGCCGCCATGGCCGTCTTCTATAGGCTCTGCTATCGCGAAGCCCAGGAACTCTCCGAACAATATTCCGAAGAAGATCGAGGAGATCGCGCATACGATCATGACTTTGATCAGGATCTGCAGGTTAGCGGATTTCAGGACAGACCTGAGTGCAAACATCAGGATCAGGATCAGCAGACCATAGCCTATGTCGCCTACGATAAACCCGTAGAACAGCGGGAAGACGATGGCGAAGATCATCGTGGGGTCGATTTCGTTATACTTCGGCCTGCCATACGCATCGATGACGTTCTGGATCGGGCTCACGATCTTGGGATTGTTATACTTGACCGGAGCATCGATCTCGTGGTGGTCATCGTGGCTGTCAATTGCCGTGCCGGGCGCATTCTTCTCGTAGTGCCCGGGCTTCGGTTCGATCTTCGTGACGTAGACCCTGCCGTCGGCAGCCTTGTCGACCGTCGACTGGAGCCTCTCGAAGTCGTCCCTCGGAACCCAGCCTTCCACGACAAAAGTGCTCTCGGAAGTCGCGAACCTGATCGGAGCTTCGGCCTTCTGCGTGTCTATGCTGAGCAGCTCTTCCGCGGAGACGATGAACTGGGCGTACTTCTTGTTCAGGTCAGCCAGCTCGCCAGTAACCTTTTCGAGCTTCGACTCGGCCTGAGCTTTCCCGTCCTCGATGCGCTTCCGGATGGCTGCGGGCTCGCCACTTTCCCTGAGCTGCTCGATCTCGACGAAGTTGCTCTTGAGGAGCGCTTCCGAAACCTTGCCAGCGTCGTCCTTCGGGACGAACAGGGCTATGACGTTACCCTTTCCATAGGGTGCGGAAAATAGTTCATAATTAGTAGTGATGCCCTTGACGACGTTCTCGATGCCTTCGCTGGCAGTGCCGGTAAAGACTGTGACAGACTCGTAACCGGATAGCAGCTCTAAAGGTAAGCCGAGAGCTTCGTACGGCTTCAGGACCTCGGACTTGTGCTCGAGATCTTTCAGCTCTGACTCAAGCGCATTCTTCTCATTCGTCTTTTTAGTGACGGTCTCTTCGAGCGACCCGAGGTTGGCCTCGAGCTCCTGTAGTACTTTGCTCTTCTTTGCCTTAGAAGGGGTACCCTCTTTCGTGCCGAGGTAGCTCTTGATCGAGCGGAGCTTCAGCAGCTTCTCAGAGAGCGGAGTTGCAGACTTCAGGGGCTTGCCTAGTTGAAAGTACTCGTCTTCCGCTACGTAGTCTTCCACGTGCAGCAGGTTCAGGTCGTGCAGCGCGTTGATCGTGGGCTCCATTACGTCCTTGGTACCGACGATGAGGACTCTATCCATTCTGTGAGGCTCTAACATCGACGTACCTCTCGAATTCTTTTATCAGACTGTCAGTTGCAGCGCTCACATTTTTCGCCGCCGACGCCTTCAGCGCGGCAGCGCTCTTTTCGCCTTCAGCCCGCATCGCCTTGGATTCCGTGCTGATCTCGGCTGCCGCCTTGTCGATTTTCGACTGGGCTTCAGCCGCTGCCTTTACCCGGGCATTTTCGAGGATAGCCGAGGCTTCCTTACGAGCGTTAGCGATCGTCTGCCTGGCCTCTTCCTCGGCCTTTGCGCGACGTCCCCTCGCCTGCTCCTCGGCTGTCTTTAACTGGGTCAGTATTTCAGCCTTTGACATACAATTCCCCTGAATAGCATCATCTTTGTAGATAGCTGTCATTAGATGTACGGCTTCGTTCTTAAAGCTTTTTATTACCGTAGAATAATATGCGATGTTGATTATAATAAGTGAAAAAAACTCCTGCACAGGTATTGTAGTAAGATGTACTACAGGAGTGAGGATAGACCTGACATACATGCGAAATATTATCATGAAATTAAAATAGAAAGTTACATCAGGATTATGCAGACGATTGAGTATCTGATACGTACCGGCCGGATCCTGGAGGGTAAATGTCCGGAGGATTGAAGGCGACAAAAGTAAAACTATTGTGAGACGAGAAGAAAAAATTACCCTTGAAAATATCGATGCGGCCCCTTACGGGGCCTCGATAGAAATAAGAAAGTTATTTCTTAGATCTGGCCTTCACGCCGAGCACATTCTTCTTAGCCCTGGCTAAGACGCGGCGCACAAAGCCCTTGGAATCATAACGCTGTGAGGGGCCCGGCTTGTTAGCAGCAGAGTCGCCCTTGGGGACGAGCCTCATCTGGCCCTTCCTACCACGGATCTGGACCCATTCAACGCTTCCAGTCTTTCCCATGCAGAATCACCGCCTTGCAAATAGTGTCTTCCAGTATTAAAATGTTACGGCAAAGAAAAAGGGGGGTGCCCTCAGGCACTCAGCTCTTCTCCGATGGCGTCGTCGAGGTCCAGCAGGAACTCTTTGAAGTTTCCGGCCGGTATCCGGCCGCCGGCTGCGAGCGGGTGGCCGCCGGCGTTGCCGCCGTATCTGGAGGCGATGCTGCTCACGAGGGGGTTCAGGTTGATCCGCCCTATCGCCCGCAGGCTGAAGTCGTAGACGTCCCGGTGGTCCCGGTACTCTGCAGACATGCCCACAGGAGTGCCGCCGTAGACCCGGGCATAGATCGCCGCCTTGGACATGCAGGCGTTCTGGTCCAGGACATAGGCCAGATTGCGCATCCTGATCACGTCTTTCGATACGTTCAGCCTCAGCTCATTCTCGAGAGCGGAAGCCCGGATGGCGTTCTTAGCAAGGTCGGGTATATCGGAAGGCTGTACGTTTTTGGCCAGCTGCATGACGAGGTAGCGTTTCCAGTCGTAGTCACGCCTGCCGATCTCTATACCCTGTGACAGAGTGCCGGCCTGGTAGTACAGGCTGCGCTTGTCCCAGTTCTGCACCATATTATAGATGCTGAGAGAATCGTCCCGGTAGTCCCCGATGGCCCCGTAGAGGGCTACCCGGCTCATGTCCGGGGACAGGAGTTCCTTGAAGTGCCGGAAGGCCATCTCGGAGGCGCTTGAGGCAGTATTGTTGATCATCCAGTCCGCGGAGAAGCCTTCGGGGAGAGGATGGTGATCGAGGTAGATCACTTTGGTTTCGGCGGCGAGCCTGTCGATGCGGTCCTTGAGGCGGGCGCCGGTCGAGATGTTGACGGCGATGTCGGTGATGACTGCCTGG harbors:
- a CDS encoding A(1)A(0)-type ATP synthase subunit K; the protein is MVDGLVAIGVGLAVGLAGIGTGMSQGPIGAGVVGAVAEDRSFLGMGVFFIALPETIVIFGLVFAILLMFM
- a CDS encoding V-type ATP synthase subunit I codes for the protein MLEPHRMDRVLIVGTKDVMEPTINALHDLNLLHVEDYVAEDEYFQLGKPLKSATPLSEKLLKLRSIKSYLGTKEGTPSKAKKSKVLQELEANLGSLEETVTKKTNEKNALESELKDLEHKSEVLKPYEALGLPLELLSGYESVTVFTGTASEGIENVVKGITTNYELFSAPYGKGNVIALFVPKDDAGKVSEALLKSNFVEIEQLRESGEPAAIRKRIEDGKAQAESKLEKVTGELADLNKKYAQFIVSAEELLSIDTQKAEAPIRFATSESTFVVEGWVPRDDFERLQSTVDKAADGRVYVTKIEPKPGHYEKNAPGTAIDSHDDHHEIDAPVKYNNPKIVSPIQNVIDAYGRPKYNEIDPTMIFAIVFPLFYGFIVGDIGYGLLILILMFALRSVLKSANLQILIKVMIVCAISSIFFGILFGEFLGFAIAEPIEDGHGGILGLVSLSSLYPHSITIGPIGPFSLPLERMQAGGPHDGVYVFGIKDLLVFTCIIGVAQIMLGYALGFWNELRQHGLKTAILHKVSWACVLMGGVSIVWYVFPLALTQTLGTFTPFDPLFLIGAVLFLLGIIMVLMGEGPMGLIEITSLLSNVLSYTRLLAVGLSSVGIAFAINTISMMLADAGAIGMIGAIIVFLVGHLVNLVLAMYAPFIQSLRLHFVEFFQKFYKSGGRIYNPFGYNRIYTED
- a CDS encoding ATP synthase subunit H — translated: MSKAEILTQLKTAEEQARGRRAKAEEEARQTIANARKEASAILENARVKAAAEAQSKIDKAAAEISTESKAMRAEGEKSAAALKASAAKNVSAATDSLIKEFERYVDVRASQNG
- a CDS encoding V-type ATP synthase subunit E — encoded protein: MGLDKVVKDIMDKAEADSRDITAKAAAEAAEIKKSAEAEAKQIIAAENARAEQAISKMRQRELSSAKLDVKKAKLNSEKDVLAETHEAFVRQLSTLPREKKADLLQKLVKLAKKDIPQGKIFTNAADADLVKDSGYEYGGNVKCIGGIVVTSVDGSVNLDYTFDSILEDVWTSSMKPVSDILFGSR
- a CDS encoding DHHA1 domain-containing protein, which translates into the protein MRTIIFTHADSDGICAGALALAAFPDSPVYFTNAVSILADIENAVGFDQAVITDIAVNISTGARLKDRIDRLAAETKVIYLDHHPLPEGFSADWMINNTASSASEMAFRHFKELLSPDMSRVALYGAIGDYRDDSLSIYNMVQNWDKRSLYYQAGTLSQGIEIGRRDYDWKRYLVMQLAKNVQPSDIPDLAKNAIRASALENELRLNVSKDVIRMRNLAYVLDQNACMSKAAIYARVYGGTPVGMSAEYRDHRDVYDFSLRAIGRINLNPLVSSIASRYGGNAGGHPLAAGGRIPAGNFKEFLLDLDDAIGEELSA
- a CDS encoding DUF5350 domain-containing protein, which produces MGKTGSVEWVQIRGRKGQMRLVPKGDSAANKPGPSQRYDSKGFVRRVLARAKKNVLGVKARSKK